A part of Microbulbifer salipaludis genomic DNA contains:
- the xseB gene encoding exodeoxyribonuclease VII small subunit, which yields MAAKKKTATFESALEELEQLVERLESGDLPLDEALADFERGVKLTRECQKKLASAEQKVKVLMEENGQVQELPFDTPDEFSANPGAGDAE from the coding sequence ATGGCAGCCAAAAAGAAGACCGCGACCTTCGAGAGCGCACTGGAAGAACTGGAGCAACTGGTCGAGCGCCTGGAAAGTGGCGACCTGCCCCTTGATGAGGCACTGGCGGACTTTGAGCGCGGGGTGAAACTGACCCGCGAATGCCAGAAGAAGCTGGCCAGCGCCGAGCAGAAAGTGAAGGTACTGATGGAGGAGAACGGCCAGGTCCAGGAGCTTCCGTTCGATACCCCGGACGAATTTTCCGCAAACCCCGGCGCTGGAGATGCGGAGTAA
- a CDS encoding polyprenyl synthetase family protein, with translation MSAGLKAFLQTSGHQVEQTLKHALSDQSNAHALFAAMNYAALGPGKRLRPALVYAAARALGGKEAIALSHEAAAALECVHAYSLVHDDLPAMDDDDLRRGRPTCHIQFDQATAILAGDALQCQAFELLSASPLPAPLQIRVIGELARASGARGMVAGQAIDLAAVEQSLTLAQLKEMHRLKTGALIVASARIGALIGGANDVQLAAISRYAEAIGLAFQVQDDILDVTADTETLGKTQGADAARNKPTYVSLLGLDGARAEAQALHAEAARALNDVAAGVDTVDTRVLQQLADYIVERSH, from the coding sequence ATGTCTGCGGGCCTCAAGGCGTTTTTGCAGACGTCTGGCCACCAGGTCGAACAGACCCTGAAGCACGCCCTTTCTGACCAGTCCAACGCACACGCCCTGTTCGCGGCCATGAATTACGCCGCACTCGGTCCCGGCAAGCGCCTGCGCCCGGCACTGGTGTACGCCGCCGCCCGCGCACTGGGGGGCAAAGAGGCCATCGCGCTCAGCCACGAAGCAGCGGCGGCGCTGGAGTGTGTACACGCTTACTCACTGGTACACGATGACCTTCCTGCAATGGACGACGACGACCTGCGCCGCGGCCGCCCCACCTGTCATATCCAGTTTGATCAGGCTACCGCCATCCTCGCCGGCGATGCGCTGCAGTGCCAGGCGTTCGAACTGCTTTCCGCCTCGCCGCTGCCGGCGCCCCTGCAAATTCGCGTGATTGGCGAGCTGGCGCGCGCTTCTGGCGCCCGCGGCATGGTTGCCGGCCAGGCCATTGATCTGGCGGCGGTGGAGCAAAGCCTGACGCTGGCACAGCTGAAAGAAATGCACCGCCTGAAAACCGGCGCACTGATTGTGGCCAGTGCCCGCATTGGCGCCCTGATCGGCGGTGCCAACGACGTGCAGCTCGCCGCCATCAGCCGCTATGCGGAGGCCATTGGTCTGGCGTTCCAGGTGCAGGACGACATTCTCGACGTGACCGCAGATACCGAGACCCTGGGCAAAACCCAGGGTGCCGATGCGGCGCGCAACAAGCCCACCTACGTTTCCCTGCTGGGCCTGGACGGCGCCCGCGCCGAAGCGCAGGCGCTACACGCGGAAGCCGCCCGCGCCCTGAACGACGTGGCTGCCGGTGTGGATACAGTAGACACCCGGGTGCTGCAGCAGCTCGCGGACTATATCGTTGAACGCAGTCACTGA
- a CDS encoding response regulator — protein MNTSERRLLIVDDETGTRNMLERAMTRRGFTTFIAATVADALALIAREPFDCALLDLKIDHDSGLELIAPLRAANPQARIILLTGYSSIPTAVAAIKLGADDYLCKPAGGDQLVAALVGEPAHPGNHPDLPEISCTPPSVNRLAWEHIQRVLAENDGNISATARALGMHRRTLQRKLQKRPKGQ, from the coding sequence GTGAACACATCCGAACGTCGCCTGCTGATCGTGGATGATGAGACCGGCACCCGCAATATGCTGGAGCGGGCCATGACCCGCCGTGGCTTTACCACGTTTATTGCAGCGACTGTGGCGGACGCATTGGCGTTGATTGCGCGGGAGCCGTTCGACTGCGCCCTGCTGGATCTGAAAATCGACCATGACAGTGGCCTGGAGCTGATAGCCCCCCTGCGCGCGGCAAACCCGCAAGCGCGGATTATCCTGCTCACGGGCTATTCGAGTATTCCTACCGCCGTGGCGGCCATCAAACTCGGCGCCGACGACTATCTGTGTAAACCCGCCGGTGGCGATCAGTTAGTGGCTGCGCTGGTGGGGGAGCCTGCCCACCCCGGTAATCATCCTGACCTGCCGGAAATATCCTGCACCCCGCCTTCGGTCAATCGGCTGGCGTGGGAGCATATCCAGCGCGTCCTCGCGGAAAATGACGGCAACATTTCCGCCACTGCCCGCGCCCTTGGTATGCACCGCAGAACCCTACAGCGAAAATTACAGAAGCGGCCCAAGGGCCAGTAA
- a CDS encoding PepSY-associated TM helix domain-containing protein — MNLKKQWLEWHNKLGWWALAGILIWAISGITHPMMAWFGPSAAKFFPPSVSLDASKLGALPSLLADGDKLRGARVVKLVPGEAAPLLQVTHSETAPRRYFHLDSGREVTDGDIQQARWLATYYSGRPADQIAELQLQTGFDNAYPSVNRLLPVYRVRFAGDDALTLFIHTETAALASITDRSKTLLQGVFRQLHTFAWLDDLEYGRLILIGLLMLTLSAFAATGLALVFALKRRKIKDGKRRYHRLLGYVLWLPLLGWSASGFYHLLQSSLVESVQGLRLGEAGEYRNLSTEFAWVSALEGRAINSLSLIRGSDDVPLYRVGLAPAESAAPGNRNQRFDGRPSESGSLFVDAHSGQLLSDFGDRDQAQLLATRLAGIQAEDIAGMQLVTRYGAGYDFRNKRLPVWQVDVANDDKTMLFVDPVTGVLVDQSRGIDRAESLSFSLLHKWNHLTPFTGRQGRDGLIVFTLLLLLAGAVLGGVMLAKRKKRRSSLAADGGVAGSIGSAATQ; from the coding sequence ATGAATCTGAAAAAGCAGTGGCTGGAATGGCACAACAAACTCGGCTGGTGGGCGCTGGCGGGTATCCTGATCTGGGCGATTTCCGGGATCACCCACCCGATGATGGCCTGGTTTGGGCCGTCGGCGGCCAAATTCTTCCCGCCCTCGGTAAGCCTTGATGCCAGCAAGCTGGGCGCACTGCCCAGCTTGCTGGCAGACGGCGACAAGCTGCGCGGTGCGCGCGTGGTCAAGCTGGTGCCGGGAGAGGCCGCACCGCTCTTGCAGGTAACACACTCGGAGACAGCGCCGCGCCGCTATTTCCACCTCGACAGTGGGCGCGAAGTCACCGACGGTGATATACAGCAGGCCCGCTGGCTCGCCACCTATTACAGCGGCCGCCCGGCAGATCAGATTGCCGAACTCCAGCTGCAGACCGGCTTCGACAATGCGTATCCCTCGGTCAATCGCCTGCTGCCGGTGTACCGGGTGCGCTTCGCCGGCGACGACGCCCTGACCCTGTTTATACACACCGAAACCGCGGCACTGGCGTCCATCACTGACCGCAGCAAGACGCTGTTGCAGGGGGTGTTTCGGCAGCTGCACACCTTCGCCTGGCTGGATGATCTCGAATACGGCCGCCTGATTCTGATTGGCCTGCTGATGCTCACCCTGTCCGCGTTCGCCGCTACCGGCCTGGCGCTGGTGTTTGCGCTGAAGCGGCGCAAGATCAAGGACGGCAAGCGCCGCTACCACCGCCTGCTCGGTTATGTGCTGTGGCTGCCGCTGCTGGGCTGGTCAGCCAGCGGTTTCTATCACCTGCTGCAATCCTCCCTGGTGGAGTCGGTACAGGGTCTGCGCCTGGGCGAAGCCGGGGAGTACCGCAATCTGAGCACAGAATTTGCCTGGGTGAGCGCGCTCGAAGGCCGCGCCATCAACAGCCTGTCGCTGATCCGTGGATCCGACGATGTGCCGCTTTACCGTGTCGGCCTGGCGCCGGCGGAAAGCGCCGCGCCCGGCAATCGCAACCAGCGCTTTGATGGCCGTCCGTCGGAATCCGGTTCCCTGTTTGTGGATGCGCACAGTGGACAGCTTTTGTCGGATTTCGGCGATCGTGACCAGGCGCAGTTGCTGGCCACACGTCTTGCGGGAATTCAGGCCGAGGATATAGCCGGCATGCAGCTGGTCACCCGCTACGGGGCGGGATACGACTTCCGCAACAAGCGCCTGCCGGTGTGGCAGGTGGATGTGGCGAACGACGATAAGACCATGCTGTTTGTGGACCCGGTCACCGGCGTGCTGGTGGATCAGTCCCGCGGTATCGACCGTGCCGAAAGCCTGTCCTTTTCCCTGCTGCACAAGTGGAACCACCTGACGCCATTTACCGGGCGCCAGGGCCGCGATGGGTTGATCGTATTCACGCTGCTGCTGTTGCTCGCCGGCGCGGTTCTCGGCGGTGTCATGCTCGCGAAACGCAAAAAACGCCGCAGTTCGCTGGCGGCAGACGGCGGGGTCGCTGGCTCTATCGGTTCTGCGGCGACACAATAG
- a CDS encoding ATP-binding protein: protein MPLNLPPPSGDQAIITNLRRLTALRAIALLAYIAVSLWLGDTLSGGALVFVALGLVTTLVSGWRARGSVALGRLEFFGHLLMDWLWLPPLLAFSGGAANPFVTYLLVPLTIAAATQPRLYTWVMAAISIATYTGLILFFPGIDGGHSAHAGHDMGHGMGHGTDHDSSAFYRHLIGMWATFAFSALLIAGFVNSMAEALRSRDRHLHTLRQEQARRDQVLSLGTLAAGTAHELASPLQTIGLLVEELQAQQQGFAAPVVEDLALLQQQVNLCKQALEQLKSRARDPAGSEEFQSVKEFIARSLERWQLLRPEARFALTQQGPENVRARLPLTLEQTFINVLNNALDANLAGAATQPVEIDVLWSEQGLVMAITDSGGGVHQPQPDPDSEGFGIGLILSKTALIQLGGSLTLAPRTSGQGTIATIELPLESRPVEEV, encoded by the coding sequence GTGCCATTGAACCTGCCCCCGCCGAGCGGCGACCAAGCCATCATCACCAACCTGCGGCGCCTGACCGCGCTGCGGGCTATTGCCCTGCTGGCGTATATCGCGGTGAGCCTGTGGCTGGGGGATACCTTGTCTGGGGGTGCGCTGGTATTTGTCGCTTTGGGGTTAGTCACCACGCTGGTGAGCGGCTGGCGCGCCCGTGGCAGTGTGGCGCTGGGACGGCTGGAATTTTTCGGCCACTTGCTGATGGATTGGCTGTGGTTGCCGCCGCTGCTGGCGTTTAGCGGTGGTGCCGCCAACCCGTTTGTCACCTACTTGCTCGTGCCGCTGACCATCGCTGCGGCCACCCAGCCGCGCCTGTACACCTGGGTGATGGCCGCGATCAGCATTGCCACCTACACCGGCCTGATTCTCTTTTTCCCAGGTATTGATGGTGGTCACAGTGCTCATGCGGGGCACGACATGGGTCATGGCATGGGGCATGGAACGGATCACGACAGCAGCGCGTTTTACCGCCACCTGATCGGCATGTGGGCCACCTTCGCGTTTTCTGCGCTGCTGATCGCCGGGTTCGTCAACAGCATGGCGGAAGCCCTGCGCAGCCGCGACCGGCACCTGCACACCCTGCGCCAGGAGCAGGCGCGGCGGGATCAGGTCCTGTCCCTGGGCACCCTCGCTGCCGGCACCGCCCACGAGCTGGCCTCCCCCCTGCAAACCATCGGTTTACTGGTGGAAGAGCTGCAGGCGCAACAGCAGGGATTCGCCGCACCGGTGGTGGAAGACCTGGCGCTGCTGCAGCAGCAGGTCAACCTGTGCAAGCAGGCCCTGGAACAACTGAAAAGCCGTGCGCGGGACCCGGCGGGCAGCGAGGAATTTCAGTCGGTGAAGGAATTTATCGCGCGCAGCCTGGAGCGCTGGCAACTGCTGCGCCCGGAGGCGCGCTTTGCGCTGACGCAGCAAGGCCCAGAGAATGTTCGTGCGCGCCTGCCGCTGACCCTGGAGCAGACCTTCATCAATGTGTTGAACAACGCGCTGGACGCCAATCTCGCCGGCGCGGCGACGCAGCCGGTGGAAATAGATGTGCTGTGGTCGGAACAGGGGCTGGTGATGGCGATCACCGACAGCGGCGGGGGCGTGCACCAGCCGCAGCCCGATCCCGATTCGGAGGGGTTCGGTATCGGCCTGATCTTGAGCAAAACCGCCCTGATACAGCTGGGCGGTAGCCTTACCCTGGCCCCCAGAACTAGCGGGCAGGGCACCATCGCGACCATCGAGTTACCGCTGGAATCCCGGCCCGTGGAGGAAGTGTGA
- a CDS encoding response regulator codes for MANEAVKARILVVDGGEDARDAQADLLASAGYGVVTAADGEQMLACLQAHPIDLVLLEVDLAGSDGFELCRYLCSDETLPPVVFVTARGDEVDRVVGLEMGADDYVVKPYFERELLARVKAVLRRAKRPPRSGRRGVFTFAGWRFCPVQMQLLDPDGNIVPLSSSETELLLAFVQYPQEPLSRDRLLDLTKGRESFPFDRSIDSHVSRLRRKLGDDAKQPEIIKTAWGTGYIFTYAVEAG; via the coding sequence ATGGCAAATGAGGCAGTAAAAGCCCGCATCCTGGTGGTGGATGGGGGCGAAGACGCCCGCGATGCGCAGGCAGACTTGTTGGCATCTGCCGGGTATGGGGTGGTGACGGCGGCCGACGGGGAGCAGATGCTGGCCTGCCTGCAAGCGCACCCGATTGACCTGGTTCTGCTGGAGGTGGACCTTGCCGGTAGCGACGGGTTTGAACTCTGCCGATACCTGTGTAGTGACGAGACCCTGCCGCCGGTGGTTTTCGTCACTGCACGGGGAGACGAAGTCGATCGCGTAGTGGGGCTTGAAATGGGGGCAGACGACTACGTGGTGAAGCCCTACTTTGAGCGCGAGCTGCTGGCGCGGGTGAAAGCGGTGCTGCGCCGGGCGAAGCGGCCCCCACGCAGCGGCAGGCGCGGCGTGTTCACCTTTGCCGGCTGGCGTTTTTGCCCGGTGCAGATGCAGCTACTCGACCCGGACGGCAACATCGTTCCCCTTTCCTCCAGTGAAACCGAGCTGCTGCTGGCGTTTGTGCAGTATCCGCAGGAGCCTTTGTCGCGGGATCGCCTGCTGGACCTGACCAAGGGGCGCGAGAGTTTCCCGTTTGATCGCAGTATCGACTCCCATGTGAGCCGCCTGCGCCGCAAGCTGGGTGACGATGCCAAGCAGCCGGAGATCATCAAGACGGCCTGGGGGACAGGTTACATCTTTACCTACGCGGTGGAAGCGGGATAA
- a CDS encoding monovalent cation/H+ antiporter complex subunit F — translation MMLYATLVALLVVMSLALIRAVRGPSIHDRILAVNMFSTKTVLLIAVICFTFGKPEFLDIALVYALINFVSVIGVLRYFEFRTANAASATEVTGD, via the coding sequence ATGATGCTGTATGCAACCCTCGTGGCATTGCTGGTGGTCATGTCACTGGCCTTGATCCGTGCAGTGCGTGGCCCGAGTATTCACGACCGGATTCTCGCGGTGAACATGTTCAGCACCAAAACCGTACTGCTAATCGCGGTCATCTGCTTTACCTTCGGCAAACCGGAGTTTCTGGATATCGCCCTGGTCTATGCGCTGATCAACTTCGTGAGTGTGATCGGTGTGCTGCGGTACTTTGAATTCCGTACCGCAAACGCGGCGTCCGCAACGGAGGTGACCGGTGATTGA
- a CDS encoding DUF7133 domain-containing protein — MNAPLKNALTFSRLVAFAAIALLLLIIAVVKGLVPGINVPWGQLIGASTNEQTVARQLQLAPGFRLDLFSDQVPNARFMAVTRSNDLLVSQPKLGQVSLLLTDRNGDGKTDGQRVLIDGLQRPHGLALFEDWLYIAESDGVGRVPFDHSDGRIAGSYQKIVHGLADTGNHWTKTLGMGPDGWMYLSSGSTCNVCIEKDPQRATIMRFRPDGSHFQIYATGLRNSVGFDWSPKDGALYATDNGRDWLGNDFPPCELNRVEQGGFYGWPFANGNRVPDPDYGQGKRDEVSAGEAQQRIAASIPPVFEFRAHNAPLGMHFLRSPEQPDRYREAALVALHGSWNRDEKDGYKVVSLHWQEDGSIRSHDFMWGFLGEDKTTVYGRPVDIAEDVRGNIYISDDYAGAIYRVQRGAAGQETSDAPVTKRPPISAPKKPLAIDGGAARQGAQIYARRNCVRCHQRLPLKDLSRKYTLKQLADYFDTPTPPMPNYGFSDSQKRALAHFLMEREVAGAGRQLEHFLP; from the coding sequence GTGAACGCTCCGTTGAAAAATGCGCTAACTTTTTCCCGCCTTGTGGCTTTTGCCGCCATTGCCCTGCTTTTGTTGATTATCGCGGTGGTCAAGGGGTTGGTGCCCGGTATCAATGTGCCCTGGGGCCAATTGATCGGCGCCAGCACCAATGAACAGACCGTAGCCCGCCAGTTACAACTGGCGCCGGGCTTCCGCCTCGACCTGTTTAGCGACCAGGTACCCAACGCGCGGTTTATGGCGGTCACCCGCAGTAATGATCTGCTGGTATCCCAGCCCAAGCTCGGGCAGGTGAGCCTGTTGCTCACGGATCGCAATGGCGACGGCAAGACCGACGGGCAGCGCGTGTTGATTGACGGGCTGCAACGCCCCCACGGTCTGGCGCTGTTTGAAGACTGGCTGTATATCGCCGAAAGCGACGGTGTGGGGCGCGTGCCGTTCGATCATTCCGACGGCCGCATTGCCGGGAGCTACCAGAAAATCGTGCATGGCCTGGCGGATACCGGCAATCACTGGACCAAAACCCTGGGTATGGGTCCCGATGGCTGGATGTATCTCTCCAGCGGCTCTACCTGCAATGTCTGCATAGAAAAAGACCCGCAGCGCGCAACCATCATGCGTTTTCGACCGGACGGCAGCCATTTCCAGATTTATGCCACTGGCCTGCGCAATAGCGTGGGCTTTGACTGGTCACCGAAAGACGGCGCGCTCTACGCCACCGACAATGGCCGCGACTGGCTCGGCAACGACTTCCCACCCTGCGAGTTGAACCGGGTGGAACAGGGCGGCTTTTACGGCTGGCCCTTCGCCAACGGCAACCGCGTGCCCGACCCGGATTACGGCCAGGGCAAACGCGACGAAGTGAGCGCCGGCGAGGCGCAGCAAAGGATCGCAGCCTCCATCCCTCCGGTGTTTGAATTCCGCGCCCACAATGCGCCGTTGGGGATGCACTTCCTGCGCAGCCCGGAGCAGCCCGATCGCTACCGCGAGGCCGCGCTGGTAGCCCTGCACGGCTCCTGGAACCGGGACGAAAAAGACGGCTACAAGGTGGTATCGCTGCACTGGCAGGAAGATGGCAGCATCCGCTCACACGACTTTATGTGGGGCTTTCTCGGCGAGGACAAAACCACGGTCTATGGTCGCCCGGTGGATATTGCGGAAGACGTGCGCGGCAATATTTACATTTCCGACGATTACGCAGGTGCCATCTACCGGGTACAGCGCGGTGCCGCAGGTCAGGAGACATCCGATGCTCCAGTCACCAAGCGTCCACCCATCAGCGCGCCCAAGAAGCCCCTCGCCATCGATGGCGGCGCCGCCCGCCAGGGCGCGCAGATATACGCGCGCCGCAACTGCGTGCGCTGCCACCAGCGACTGCCGCTCAAGGACCTGAGCCGCAAGTACACGCTCAAGCAGCTGGCGGACTACTTCGACACCCCTACGCCGCCCATGCCCAACTACGGTTTCAGCGACAGCCAGAAGCGCGCTCTGGCGCACTTCCTGATGGAGCGGGAGGTTGCGGGCGCCGGGCGGCAGCTGGAGCACTTCTTGCCCTGA
- a CDS encoding Na+/H+ antiporter subunit E: protein MRYTLCLFAVLAFIWLANSGHYTPLLLAFGLISILFVIAIARRMKVVDGESLPLELWSTLPRYYLWLLRKIIASNLEVARCVWGGLLRGKINMPATISPCSERIPTTLKTDLGKVLYANSITLTPGTVAIDVSDSSILVHALTRAGLDEVKQGEMEQRIRKLTENQGSSNTATGSPS, encoded by the coding sequence ATGCGTTACACCCTTTGCCTGTTTGCCGTTCTCGCCTTTATCTGGCTGGCCAACTCCGGCCATTACACGCCCCTGCTGCTCGCATTCGGGTTGATCTCCATTCTTTTTGTGATCGCCATTGCCCGTCGTATGAAGGTCGTAGACGGTGAGTCGCTGCCGCTGGAGCTGTGGTCCACACTGCCCCGCTACTACCTCTGGCTGCTGCGCAAAATCATTGCCAGTAACCTGGAAGTGGCACGCTGCGTATGGGGCGGCCTGCTGCGCGGAAAAATAAACATGCCAGCGACCATCTCCCCCTGCAGTGAACGCATCCCCACCACCCTGAAGACGGATCTGGGCAAAGTGCTGTATGCCAATTCCATTACCCTGACCCCCGGCACCGTGGCCATCGACGTGAGTGATAGCTCCATTCTGGTACACGCATTAACCCGTGCGGGGCTGGACGAAGTAAAGCAAGGTGAAATGGAACAGCGCATTCGAAAACTGACGGAAAACCAGGGCTCCAGTAACACAGCAACGGGGTCGCCATCATGA
- a CDS encoding TonB-dependent receptor: protein MSRFTVVAFFPAALLPMGLAVAASPQNPDSVLEQVIVTATREAKVRAELAESVGVIDEAALEHIAPAHPADALNRVAGVHVNNLGGEGHMTSIRQPISTAGVYLFLEDGIPTRPTGFFNHNGLYEINVPQSAQLEVTKGPASALYGSDAIGGVINAVTKAAPDSPEITLNGELGADGWQRALISGGNPLGQHSAFRLDLNSTASEGFREEAEYSRTSMSGRLDSRFAEGWDSKTVLSYSTIDQSGVSGLEEDDYRNNVEKNLYHGDIGYREVEAFRLSSELAYTPSDNSLVTATPFIRHNTMAMMPSWMVTYDPNIRDTEFSSYGLLLKYRHNFVRGEVIVGVDADYTPSEYREERIQVFRDGEIFTDYARTGELTYHFEAEQSSISPYVHAEFAPSERWRLSAGLRYDVFEVDYEDQLGTPNTDAAHFRPASQSRDYDNLSPKLGAVYRLSDNHQLYASYRHAFRAPTVGTLFRPGSSEGTTELEPVTSVSQEIGLRGIVAEGVNYEVAVYDMTTENDIVSYISNTDEGNDRKTTNAGETSHKGVEVSVQAPIGQAWQLGVSYAAMRQQYEDYSYVFSRFDPGCFCTVRENLNFAGNDISRAPQSLANVTLAYTPEWLNGLRMELEWSHMGDYYTDETNTQKYAGHELLNLRATHDFGEDLSVYARLSNITDERYSTYTSNQVGDEDLSYRPGLPRSLFAGVRYRF from the coding sequence GTGTCCCGCTTTACTGTTGTTGCATTTTTCCCGGCTGCGCTGCTACCAATGGGGCTTGCCGTGGCCGCAAGTCCGCAAAACCCGGATAGCGTGCTTGAGCAGGTGATTGTCACGGCCACCCGCGAGGCCAAGGTGCGCGCTGAGCTGGCAGAGTCGGTGGGGGTGATTGACGAGGCCGCGCTGGAACATATCGCACCTGCGCACCCGGCCGATGCGCTCAATCGGGTGGCCGGGGTGCATGTGAACAACCTGGGCGGAGAAGGACATATGACGTCCATTCGCCAGCCCATTTCCACTGCCGGGGTTTATCTGTTTCTGGAAGACGGTATTCCCACACGCCCCACCGGTTTCTTTAACCACAACGGCCTGTACGAGATCAACGTGCCCCAGAGCGCGCAGCTGGAGGTCACCAAGGGCCCGGCTTCCGCGCTCTATGGCAGTGATGCCATCGGCGGGGTGATCAATGCCGTCACCAAGGCGGCACCGGATTCGCCTGAAATTACCCTCAATGGTGAGCTGGGCGCCGACGGTTGGCAGCGCGCGCTGATTTCCGGTGGCAACCCACTCGGCCAGCACAGCGCCTTTCGTCTGGACCTGAACAGCACCGCCAGCGAGGGCTTCCGCGAGGAAGCGGAATACTCCCGCACCTCCATGAGTGGCCGCCTCGACAGTCGGTTTGCCGAGGGCTGGGACAGCAAGACGGTGTTGTCTTATTCCACCATCGACCAGAGCGGTGTATCTGGCCTGGAGGAAGACGACTACCGCAACAATGTAGAAAAGAATCTCTACCACGGGGATATCGGCTATCGGGAAGTGGAGGCCTTCCGCCTCTCCTCCGAACTGGCCTACACCCCGAGCGACAACAGCCTGGTTACCGCCACCCCGTTTATCCGCCACAACACCATGGCGATGATGCCGAGCTGGATGGTGACCTACGACCCGAATATTCGCGACACCGAATTCAGTTCCTACGGCCTGCTGCTGAAGTACCGGCACAATTTTGTTCGCGGTGAAGTCATCGTCGGTGTTGACGCGGATTACACACCGTCGGAGTACCGCGAGGAGCGCATCCAAGTCTTCCGTGATGGTGAGATATTTACCGACTATGCGCGCACTGGCGAGCTGACCTACCACTTTGAAGCGGAGCAATCCTCCATCTCCCCTTATGTGCACGCAGAATTCGCTCCCAGCGAGCGCTGGCGCCTGAGCGCCGGCCTGCGCTACGACGTGTTCGAAGTGGATTACGAGGATCAGCTGGGTACCCCCAACACCGATGCCGCTCATTTCCGCCCCGCGTCCCAGTCCCGCGATTACGACAACCTGAGCCCGAAACTGGGCGCGGTGTACAGGCTCAGCGACAACCACCAGCTTTACGCCAGTTACCGCCACGCCTTCCGCGCGCCCACCGTGGGTACCCTGTTTCGCCCGGGCTCCTCTGAGGGCACCACCGAGTTGGAGCCGGTGACCAGTGTCAGCCAGGAAATCGGCCTGCGCGGTATTGTCGCCGAGGGGGTGAATTACGAGGTGGCGGTGTACGACATGACCACCGAGAACGACATCGTCAGCTACATCTCCAACACAGACGAGGGCAATGATCGCAAGACCACCAACGCCGGTGAAACCAGCCACAAGGGCGTGGAGGTCTCCGTGCAGGCGCCAATCGGGCAGGCGTGGCAGCTGGGGGTTTCCTACGCGGCCATGCGCCAGCAGTACGAAGACTACTCCTATGTATTCAGCCGGTTTGATCCGGGCTGTTTCTGCACGGTGCGCGAAAACCTGAACTTTGCCGGCAACGATATCAGCCGCGCACCGCAGTCCCTCGCCAACGTCACCCTGGCCTATACCCCCGAGTGGCTGAACGGCCTGCGCATGGAACTGGAGTGGTCGCATATGGGCGATTACTACACCGATGAGACTAACACCCAGAAGTACGCCGGCCACGAGCTGTTGAACCTGCGCGCCACCCACGACTTCGGTGAAGACCTGTCCGTGTACGCGCGCCTGTCGAATATCACCGACGAGCGCTACTCCACCTACACCTCCAACCAGGTGGGTGACGAGGACCTGAGCTACCGCCCGGGACTGCCGCGCTCCCTGTTTGCCGGTGTGCGTTACCGCTTTTGA
- a CDS encoding HNH endonuclease, with product MQAQILRLNLAGQPLEWLSWEEAACLYVRELVTWTLGGVVQTVHGGINRLGERSTLDLAAIIACGGDRMARPRTRPPLNNRALFARDQHTCLYCGNGFPLRELTRDHIHPVSKGGKDSWENVVTACRRCNQHKGNRLLENIDMELLALPFVPNAAEYLALTNSARIRGDQMEFLRGQFSRKRQTGWLSEALQRAS from the coding sequence GTGCAAGCGCAAATCCTGAGGTTGAATCTCGCTGGCCAACCCCTGGAGTGGTTGAGCTGGGAAGAAGCCGCCTGTCTGTACGTGCGGGAACTGGTGACCTGGACACTGGGGGGCGTGGTGCAGACGGTACACGGTGGCATTAACCGCCTGGGCGAACGCTCCACCCTCGACCTCGCCGCCATCATCGCCTGCGGCGGCGACCGCATGGCGCGCCCCCGCACCCGCCCACCGCTCAACAACCGCGCGCTCTTTGCCCGCGACCAACACACCTGCCTCTACTGCGGTAACGGGTTCCCCCTCCGCGAACTCACCCGCGACCACATCCACCCGGTTTCCAAAGGTGGAAAAGATAGTTGGGAAAACGTCGTCACCGCCTGCCGCCGCTGCAACCAGCACAAGGGCAATCGGCTGCTGGAGAATATCGATATGGAACTGCTGGCGCTGCCGTTTGTGCCGAATGCGGCGGAGTATCTCGCACTGACCAACAGCGCGCGGATTCGCGGGGACCAGATGGAGTTTCTGCGCGGGCAGTTTTCACGTAAGCGGCAGACTGGCTGGCTGTCTGAAGCGCTACAGCGTGCGAGCTAG